A genomic stretch from Arachis stenosperma cultivar V10309 chromosome 3, arast.V10309.gnm1.PFL2, whole genome shotgun sequence includes:
- the LOC130967048 gene encoding uncharacterized protein LOC130967048 — protein MADEYSHAPSNTNQVEILAINEALRAENQRMAELLRQMEHDRSKEEHKSTENKDNNDEHTSETKHTNPKVTKTTTKKRTNPFPKEVMSFEIPQNFTLPSTLKPYNGIGDLNAHITKFQAMMFMNKDSDPILCCTFPTFLDGATLIWFSNLPEGSISNFDELADQFVNHFAASKIYIHNSDYLSTIKQGPNESLKDYMTRFAEATNEIPNLNSEVHLHALKSGLRPEKFQESIVIAKPKTLAEFHEKAMTQIEVEEFRALRRADKPTLNREEERRNRAGTYQDQRHVDKSKYYVFHQKYGHTTDDCVIAKDVLEKLARGGCTNLARKRSYRAMMMMIDSTLPKYTNKDKPEISFVPRDYKANDRNLDDPVVITA, from the exons ATGGCGGACGAATACAGCCACGCTCCCTCGAACACCAATCAGGTTGAGATTCTGGCAATCAACGAAGCCCTCAGGGCCGAAAACCAAAGAATGGCCGAGCTTCTGCGACAAATGGAGCACGACCGcagcaaagaagaacacaaaAGTACCGAAAACAAAGACAACAATGATGAGCATACCTCGGAAACTAAACACACCAACCCTAAAGTCACCAAAACGACCACCAAAAAGCGAACCAACCCTTTTCCCAAAGAAGTCATGAGCTTCGAAATTCCCCAGAATTTCACCTTACCATCAACCCTGAAACCCTACAATGGAATAGGAGATCTGAATGCCCACATTACTAAATTCCAAGCCATGATGTTCATGAATAAGGATTCCGACCCAATTTTATGCTGTACCTTTCCGACTTTCCTGGATGGAGCCACCCTAATTTGGTTCTCCAACCTCCCCGAAGGTTCCATCTCGAACTTTGACGAGCTAGCCGACCAATTTGTCAACCACTTTGCCGCATCCAAAATATACATTCACAACTCGGACTATCTCAGCACTATCAAACAAGGACCAAACGAAAGCCTAAAGGACTACATGACTCGATTCGCTGAAGCAACAAACGAGATACCTAACCTAAATTCTGAAGTCCACCTCCATGCCTTGAAAAGCGGTCTCCGACCAGAGAAATTCCAAGAATCCATCGTTATTGCAAAACCAAAAACTCTAGCCGAGTTCCACGAGAAAGCAATGACACAGATCGAGGTCGAAGAATTCCGAGCACTGCGGAGAGCGGATAAGCCTACCTTGAACAGAGAGGAAGAAAGGAGAAATAG GGCCGGCACATACCAGGACCAACGACACGTGGACAAGTCAAAGTACTACGTTTTCCACCAAAAGTATGGTCATACTACAGACGATTGTGTAATAGCCAAAGACGTCCTCGAGAAGCTCGCCC GTGGCGGATGTACAAATTTGGCGAGGAAACGATCATACCGAgctatgatgatgatgatagaCTCAACTCTTCCCAAATACACAAACAAGGACAAGCCAGAGATCTCATTTGTCCCTAGAGACTATAAAGCGAACGATCGAAACCTGGACGATCCAGTTGTCATCACGGCATAG
- the LOC130967047 gene encoding thaumatin-like protein — MPISFQYHYYYYIIVLLAISLRADGTQLILVNNCKENVWPGILGNAGQDSPKEGGFLLPSGEEAEIQVPSGWSGRIWGRQGCIFDDKTGRGTCETGDCAGLLQCKGIGGALPATLVEMTLGTSQNPLHFYDVSLVDGFNLPVSMRAVGGSGECGVAACEADLNGVCPVALVLERNGKVVGCKSACLGARTHRYCCSGEYANPEKCKPTLFARIFKAACPQAYSYAYDHSSALKTCKAPRYSITFCPPKP; from the exons ATGCCGATCTCCTTTCAATATCACTACTACTATTACATTATTGTTCTCCTCGCCATCTCCCTCAGAGCAG ATGGGACACAATTGATACTGGTAAACAACTGCAAAGAAAATGTATGGCCGGGTATTCTTGGCAATGCAGGTCAGGATTCTCCTAAGGAGGGAGGCTTTCTCCTTCCAAGCGGAGAAGAGGCGGAGATCCAAGTCCCAAGTGGTTGGTCAGGGAGGATCTGGGGAAGACAAGGGTGCATATTCGATGACAAAACAGGCAGAGGAACTTGCGAAACCGGCGACTGCGCAGGCCTTTTACAATGCAAAGGTATAGGAGGAGCCCTTCCTGCAACGCTAGTGGAAATGACGCTTGGAACCTCACAGAATCCGCTGCATTTCTATGATGTGAGTTTGGTTGACGGATTTAACCTGCCGGTGTCAATGAGGGCGGTGGGGGGAAGCGGAGAGTGTGGTGTTGCGGCGTGTGAGGCAGATTTGAATGGTGTGTGCCCTGTAGCGCTTGTTTTGGAGAGGAATGGGAAGGTTGTGGGGTGCAAAAGTGCGTGTTTGGGTGCAAGAACACACCGGTATTGCTGCAGTGGGGAATATGCTAACCCGGAGAAGTGCAAGCCCACACTCTTTGCTCGAATCTTCAAGGCTGCTTGTCCACAGGCTTATAGCTATGCTTATGATCACTCTTCAGCCCTCAAGACTTGTAAGGCACCTCGCTATTCCATTACATTTTGCCCTCCCAAACCGTAG
- the LOC130968114 gene encoding uncharacterized protein LOC130968114 has product MGSNLELVQITPQKHDPAWKHVQMFKCGDKVQLKCIYCLKMFKGGGIHRIKEHLACQKGNASTCSRVPHDVRLHMQQSLDGVVMRKRKKQKIEEEIMNLTPLDTVVNNVVNSVLNQVDGNANEGMQSLAIQNPVEDNSNTVVLAGEGMSKGVERRKKLRPKQSTATYANPEVVPVVEKNTAVPKRMDSHINMAIGRFFYDVGAPFDAVNSIYFKQMVEAIASRGPGFECPSHHELRGWVLKTSVEEMKNDVDRCRMTWGRTGCSILVDQLSSEAGRMLLNVFAYCPEGIIFLKTFDATEVSVPAESIYELLRQIVEEIGVGQVLQVITPGEEQYAIAGRRLTDTFPTLYWSPSVAHCIDLILEDFGNLKWISTVIEQARSITRFVYNCSSVLGMVRRYTLENDIVDPAFSQFATNFSTLKRMVDLKHNLQAMVTSQEWMDCPYAKKPAGLEMLDILSDETFWSSCEMIVRLTAPLLRVLRTAASETRPAMGYIYAGIYRAKEAIKKALVKKEEYMVYWNIIHHRWERLWNHPLHAAGFYLNPKFFFSIQGDIHSEILSGMFDCIERLVPDTRIQDKIIKEITLYKAGAGDFGRKMAVRARDNLLPSEWWSTYGGGCPNMSRLAIRILSQTCSLPIYKRNQIPFEQKIMNTRNFIERQHLNDLVFVQHNLQLRQMYTSKEQHLSDPLSFNNISLVEEWIKANDLYFEENGNLDCMVLDPSSVNSMPIRPLNDEAEDLGEGFDDHEIFSCGKDGEDENTGDKLVNQ; this is encoded by the exons ATGGGTTCAAATCTTGAACTGGTTCAAATTACACCCCAGAAACATGACCCTGCATGGAAGCATGTTCagatgtttaagtgtggggacaAGGTTCAACTGAAGTGCATATATTGCCTCAAGATGTTCAAGGGTGGTGGGATTCATAGGATTAAGGAACATCTTGCTTGTCAGAAGGGCAATGCATCCACCTGCAGCCGTGTTCCCCATGATGTTAGGCTACATATGCAGCAGAGTTTGGATGGGGTTGTcatgaggaagaggaagaagcagAAGATCGAGGAAGAGATCATGAATCTTACTCCTTTGGATACTGTTGTGAATAATGTAGTGAATTCGGTTCTAAATCAGGTGGATGGGAATGCCAATGAGGGAATGCAATCCCTTGCAATACAGAATCCAGTGGAAGACAATTCGAATACGGTAGTGCTTGCTGGGGAAGGGATGAGTAAAGGTGTAGAAAGGAGAAAAAAGTTAAGACCCAAGCAATCGACTGCAACTTATGCAAATCCTGAGGTTGTTCCTGTGGTGGAGAAAAATACAGCGGTTCCCAAAAGGATGGACAGTCACATTAATATGGCAATAGGTCGGTTTTTCTACGATGTTGGTGCACCTTTTGATGCCGTGAACTCAATCTATTTCAAGCAGATGGTTGAGGCAATTGCTTCAAGGGGTCCAGGATTCGAGTGCCCCTCGCATCATGAACTTCGTGGTTGGGTCCTGAAAACCTCTGTGGAAGAAATGAAGAATGATGTAGATAGGTGCAGGATGACATGGGGGAGGACAGGCTGCTCTATCTTGGTGGATCAGCTGAGTTCAGAAGCTGGAAGAATGCTGCTAAACGTTTTCGCTTACTGTCCCGAAGGAATAATctttttgaaaacttttgatGCTACTGAGGTTTCAGTTCCTGCAGAGAGTATATATGAGTTGCTAAGACAAATAGTAGAAGAAATTGGAGTCGGGCAAGTGCTTCAAGTGATTACGCCAGGCGAAGAGCAATATGCCATTGCTGGTAGGCGGCTGACTGATACTTTTCCTACCCTTTATTGGAGTCCTTCAGTAGCTCATTGCATTGATTTGATTCTTGAAGATTTTGGAAATCTCAAGTGGATTAGTACTGTGATTGAACAAGCTAGATCTATAACAAGATTTGTGTACAATTGTAGTTCAGTCTTGGGTATGGTTAGAAGGTATACTTTAGAGAATGATATTGTGGATCCTGCCTTCTCACAGTTTGCAACAAACTTTTCCACATTGAAACGAATGGTTGATCTCAAACACAATTTACAGGCCATGGTCACTTCTCAGGAGTGGATGGATTGCCCATACGCAAAGAAACCAGCAGGTCTGGAAATGTTAGATATCCTAAGTGATGAAACGTTTTGGTCTTCATGTGAAATGATTGTTCGTCTAACAGCTCCTCTCTTGCGAGTCCTGAGAACAGCTGCCAGTGAGACAAGACCTGCAATGGGTTACATTTATGCTGGAATTTACCGGGCAAAAGAAGCTATTAAGAAAGCACTTGTTAAGAAGGAGGAATATATGGTGTACTGGAATATTATACATCACAGATGGGAAAGGTTGTGGAATCATCCCCTTCATGCTGCTGGTTTCTATCTTAATCCAAAGTTCTTCTTTAGTATTCAAGGGGATATCCACAGTGAGATTCTCTCGGGGATGTTTGATTGCATAGAGAGATTAGTCCCTGATACGAGAATCCAAGACAAAATTATCAAAGAGATAACATTATACAAGGCTGGTGCAGGAGATTTTGGGAGAAAGATGGCAGTCAGAGCTAGAGATAATTTACTTCCTT CTGAATGGTGGTCAACATATGGAGGAGGCTGCCCCAACATGTCACGTTTAGCAATTCGTATTCTCAGTCAAACATGCAGTTTACCAATCTACAAAAGAAACCAGATTCCttttgaacaaaaaataatgaataCAAGGAATTTTATAGAACGGCAACATCTCAACGATCTTGTCTTCGTTCAACACAACTTACAACTAAGACAAAT GTACACCAGCAAAGAACAACATTTGAGTGATCCCTTATCCTTCAACAACATCAGTTTGGTTGAGGAATGGATCAAGGCAAACGATTTATACTTCGAAGAGAATGGGAACTTGGATTGCATGGTACTGGATCCATCTTCTGTTAACTCAATGCCTATAAGGCCTTTAAATGATGAAGCTGAAGACTTGGGCGAAG GGTTTGATGACCATGAGATTTTCAGCTGTGGGAAAGATGGCGAGGATGAAAACACTGGAGACAAACTAGTAAACCAGTAG
- the LOC130969701 gene encoding glycerol-3-phosphate acyltransferase 5-like isoform X2, with amino-acid sequence MECVVSELEGRLLKDSDTFCYFMLVAFEASGLIRFALLLLLWPVIRILDKVGKGDMGLKVMIFATVAGVGESDIEWVARAVLPKFLMDDLDMEAWKVLSSKKEKRVVVTKMPRVMVERFVKEHLRADEVVGVELCVNRFGLATGLVRGGSIHNVSSSDCKEKCHNEHQLLRPLPVIFHDGRLVKRPTPSTALLILLWTPLGICLAIIRIIVGSLLPFWATPYVSRLFGGKVVVKGRPPPPASPGNSGVLFVCTHRTLMDPVVLSAVLRRQIPAVTYSISRLSEMLSPIPTVRLTRIRHVDAEKIKEELSKGDLVVCPEGTTCREPFLLRFSALFAELTDRIVPVAMNYRVGFFHATTARGWKGLDPIFFFMNPRPVYEVTFLNQLPVEATCSSGKSPHDVANYVQRILAATLGFECTNFTRRDKYRVLAGNDGSVSSCTSFLHRIKKLITTFKPFLQ; translated from the exons atggagTGTGTTGTGTCTGAGTTAGAAGGCAGGCTTCTGAAGGACTCCGATACTTTCTGCTACTTCATGCTGGTAGCTTTCGAAGCATCGGGTTTGATCCGTTTCGCATTGTTGCTGCTTCTGTGGCCAGTGATTCGGATTCTGGACAAGGTTGGGAAGGGTGACATGGGGCTGAAGGTTATGATATTTGCGACGGTTGCGGGTGTTGGTGAGTCAGATATAGAGTGGGTGGCGAGGGCGGTTTTGCCCAAGTTCTTGATGGACGATCTGGATATGGAGGCGTGGAAGGTGTTGAGCTcgaagaaggagaagagggtTGTGGTGACGAAGATGCCTAGGGTGATGGTGGAGAGGTTCGTGAAAGAGCATTTGCGCGCTGATGAAGTGGTTGGGGTTGAGCTCTGTGTCAATAGGTTTGGTTTGGCCACCGGCTTGGTTCGTGGTGGCTCCATTCATAATGTTTCAAGCTCTGATTGCAAG GAAAAGTGCCACAATGAACACCAGCTGCTCCGCCCACTTCCAGTGATCTTCCACGACGGGCGCCTAGTGAAGCGGCCAACACCCTCCACCGCTCTCTTAATCCTCCTATGGACGCCCTTAGGCATTTGCCTTGCCATAATCCGCATCATCGTTGGCTCCCTCCTACCCTTTTGGGCCACCCCTTACGTCTCAAGGCTCTTCGGCGGCAAGGTCGTGGTCAAAGGAAGGCCACCGCCACCCGCCTCCCCTGGAAACTCCGGCGTGCTCTTCGTGTGCACTCACCGTACCCTCATGGACCCCGTAGTCCTCTCCGCCGTGCTCCGACGCCAAATCCCAGCCGTCACATACTCCATCTCTCGCTTATCAGAAATGCTGTCGCCAATTCCAACGGTTAGGTTAACAAGAATACGACACGTGGATGCGgaaaaaatcaaagaagaacTATCGAAAGGCGATTTGGTGGTTTGTCCAGAAGGAACAACATGCCGTGAACCCTTCCTTTTACGGTTCAGCGCCCTATTTGCAGAGCTAACTGACCGGATAGTGCCGGTGGCCATGAACTATAGGGTAGGGTTCTTCCATGCAACTACGGCTAGAGGATGGAAAGGCTTGGACCCTATTTTTTTCTTCATGAACCCGAGACCCGTTTATGAGGTTACTTTTCTGAACCAGTTGCCGGTTGAAGCCACGTGCTCTTCGGGTAAAAGCCCGCATGACGTGGCAAACTATGTGCAGCGGATATTGGCCGCCACGTTAGGGTTTGAGTGCACAAACTTTACTCGAAGAGATAAGTATAGAGTCTTGGCTGGGAACGATGGATCTGTGTCGTCTTGCACTTCTTTCCTTCATCGGATCAAGAAGCTCATCACCACCTTTAAACCGTTTTTACAGTAA
- the LOC130969701 gene encoding glycerol-3-phosphate acyltransferase 5-like isoform X1 produces the protein MECVVSELEGRLLKDSDTFCYFMLVAFEASGLIRFALLLLLWPVIRILDKVGKGDMGLKVMIFATVAGVGESDIEWVARAVLPKFLMDDLDMEAWKVLSSKKEKRVVVTKMPRVMVERFVKEHLRADEVVGVELCVNRFGLATGLVRGGSIHNVSSSDCKCMQEKCHNEHQLLRPLPVIFHDGRLVKRPTPSTALLILLWTPLGICLAIIRIIVGSLLPFWATPYVSRLFGGKVVVKGRPPPPASPGNSGVLFVCTHRTLMDPVVLSAVLRRQIPAVTYSISRLSEMLSPIPTVRLTRIRHVDAEKIKEELSKGDLVVCPEGTTCREPFLLRFSALFAELTDRIVPVAMNYRVGFFHATTARGWKGLDPIFFFMNPRPVYEVTFLNQLPVEATCSSGKSPHDVANYVQRILAATLGFECTNFTRRDKYRVLAGNDGSVSSCTSFLHRIKKLITTFKPFLQ, from the exons atggagTGTGTTGTGTCTGAGTTAGAAGGCAGGCTTCTGAAGGACTCCGATACTTTCTGCTACTTCATGCTGGTAGCTTTCGAAGCATCGGGTTTGATCCGTTTCGCATTGTTGCTGCTTCTGTGGCCAGTGATTCGGATTCTGGACAAGGTTGGGAAGGGTGACATGGGGCTGAAGGTTATGATATTTGCGACGGTTGCGGGTGTTGGTGAGTCAGATATAGAGTGGGTGGCGAGGGCGGTTTTGCCCAAGTTCTTGATGGACGATCTGGATATGGAGGCGTGGAAGGTGTTGAGCTcgaagaaggagaagagggtTGTGGTGACGAAGATGCCTAGGGTGATGGTGGAGAGGTTCGTGAAAGAGCATTTGCGCGCTGATGAAGTGGTTGGGGTTGAGCTCTGTGTCAATAGGTTTGGTTTGGCCACCGGCTTGGTTCGTGGTGGCTCCATTCATAATGTTTCAAGCTCTGATTGCAAG TGCATGCAGGAAAAGTGCCACAATGAACACCAGCTGCTCCGCCCACTTCCAGTGATCTTCCACGACGGGCGCCTAGTGAAGCGGCCAACACCCTCCACCGCTCTCTTAATCCTCCTATGGACGCCCTTAGGCATTTGCCTTGCCATAATCCGCATCATCGTTGGCTCCCTCCTACCCTTTTGGGCCACCCCTTACGTCTCAAGGCTCTTCGGCGGCAAGGTCGTGGTCAAAGGAAGGCCACCGCCACCCGCCTCCCCTGGAAACTCCGGCGTGCTCTTCGTGTGCACTCACCGTACCCTCATGGACCCCGTAGTCCTCTCCGCCGTGCTCCGACGCCAAATCCCAGCCGTCACATACTCCATCTCTCGCTTATCAGAAATGCTGTCGCCAATTCCAACGGTTAGGTTAACAAGAATACGACACGTGGATGCGgaaaaaatcaaagaagaacTATCGAAAGGCGATTTGGTGGTTTGTCCAGAAGGAACAACATGCCGTGAACCCTTCCTTTTACGGTTCAGCGCCCTATTTGCAGAGCTAACTGACCGGATAGTGCCGGTGGCCATGAACTATAGGGTAGGGTTCTTCCATGCAACTACGGCTAGAGGATGGAAAGGCTTGGACCCTATTTTTTTCTTCATGAACCCGAGACCCGTTTATGAGGTTACTTTTCTGAACCAGTTGCCGGTTGAAGCCACGTGCTCTTCGGGTAAAAGCCCGCATGACGTGGCAAACTATGTGCAGCGGATATTGGCCGCCACGTTAGGGTTTGAGTGCACAAACTTTACTCGAAGAGATAAGTATAGAGTCTTGGCTGGGAACGATGGATCTGTGTCGTCTTGCACTTCTTTCCTTCATCGGATCAAGAAGCTCATCACCACCTTTAAACCGTTTTTACAGTAA